Proteins from one Kineosporiaceae bacterium genomic window:
- a CDS encoding IS1634 family transposase, which translates to MQIVHSSRRGSREITHVGSAHTDAEWEVLKAAAWQQVAAGQGELDLGLEGGSGGSAGRGAPLPITASRMGYLWEALSRAYQVLGFDAAAGGDGVFRDLVLARIIEPTSKLDAARVLEEAGVPAASYATLKRRLPMYAKASWQQKLSAACAAHAGLGPASLVLFDVSTLYFETDQGDGFRESGFSKERRLEPQITIGLLTDASGFPLAVNAFEGNKAEKATMLPVIEAFMRAHQLRDVTVVADAGMISAANQEAIEEAGLSFILAVKIPELPYCVRTWQAKNPGEPFTDGQIFTQPWPAGAKDTRRDQVIYYQYRADRGRRTLRGIDEQVAKAEKAVAGKTAIKRNRFVKLTGADKSVNRALETKARSLAGIKGYVTNLAACPDGTAITADFVIGAYHRLYLIEKAFRMSKHDLAARPIYHHKKESIEAHLTIVFAALAISHWIETTTDWSIKKFVRTLRRYRTITIQAGAHTITAEDPLPHEIRDIITKINSTGRH; encoded by the coding sequence GTGCAGATCGTGCACTCGTCGCGGCGGGGGTCGCGGGAGATCACTCATGTCGGGTCGGCGCACACCGATGCCGAGTGGGAGGTGTTGAAGGCCGCGGCGTGGCAGCAGGTGGCGGCCGGGCAGGGTGAGCTCGACCTCGGCCTGGAGGGTGGGTCGGGTGGGTCTGCTGGTCGGGGTGCTCCGTTGCCGATCACGGCCTCGCGGATGGGGTACCTGTGGGAGGCGTTGAGTCGTGCCTACCAGGTCCTGGGGTTCGATGCCGCGGCCGGTGGGGACGGGGTGTTCCGGGATCTGGTGCTGGCCCGGATCATCGAGCCGACCAGCAAGCTCGACGCGGCCCGGGTGTTGGAGGAGGCGGGTGTGCCGGCCGCGTCGTATGCGACGTTGAAGCGGCGACTTCCGATGTATGCCAAGGCGTCCTGGCAGCAGAAGCTGTCCGCGGCATGCGCCGCCCATGCCGGGCTGGGTCCGGCCAGCCTGGTCCTGTTCGACGTGTCCACCCTGTATTTCGAGACCGATCAGGGAGACGGGTTCCGGGAGAGCGGATTCTCCAAGGAACGCCGCCTGGAACCACAGATCACGATCGGCCTGCTCACCGACGCATCGGGATTCCCGTTGGCGGTCAACGCGTTCGAGGGCAACAAGGCGGAGAAGGCCACCATGCTCCCGGTCATCGAGGCCTTCATGCGCGCTCACCAACTCAGAGACGTGACGGTGGTCGCCGACGCCGGGATGATCTCCGCGGCCAACCAGGAGGCGATCGAGGAAGCGGGCCTGTCGTTCATCCTCGCCGTGAAGATCCCCGAACTGCCCTACTGCGTGCGGACCTGGCAGGCCAAGAACCCCGGTGAGCCGTTCACCGACGGGCAGATCTTCACCCAACCCTGGCCCGCCGGCGCCAAGGACACCCGCCGCGACCAGGTCATCTACTACCAGTACCGCGCTGATCGTGGCCGGCGCACGCTACGCGGCATCGACGAACAGGTCGCCAAGGCCGAGAAGGCCGTCGCCGGCAAGACCGCCATCAAACGGAACCGGTTCGTCAAACTCACCGGCGCCGACAAGAGCGTCAACCGCGCCCTGGAAACCAAGGCCCGGTCCCTGGCCGGGATCAAGGGCTACGTCACCAACCTGGCCGCCTGCCCCGACGGCACCGCGATCACCGCCGACTTCGTGATCGGCGCCTACCACCGGCTCTACCTGATCGAGAAGGCCTTCCGCATGTCCAAGCACGACCTGGCAGCCCGACCGATCTACCACCACAAGAAGGAATCGATCGAAGCCCACCTGACCATCGTGTTCGCCGCCCTGGCCATCTCCCACTGGATCGAGACCACCACCGACTGGTCGATCAAGAAGTTCGTGCGGACCCTGCGGCGCTACCGCACCATCACCATCCAGGCCGGCGCCCACACCATCACCGCCGAAGACCCCCTACCGCACGAGATCCGCGACATCATCACCAAGATCAACTCAACCGGACGACACTAG